A portion of the Halopelagius inordinatus genome contains these proteins:
- a CDS encoding Mut7-C RNAse domain-containing protein produces MVGDAESGPEESLLVDAMLGKLARYLRMCGYDAAYVLDSGDDPGDERLLERAATEGRTLVTRDEQLARRARESVLLRTKDIEAQLREFRDAGYDLTLSDDPVRCGSCNGVVVPVGDGDDVPEYAPDAEEARRYRCRDCGQVFWRGSHWTDVAERLDGLAE; encoded by the coding sequence TGGACGCGATGCTCGGCAAACTCGCGAGATACCTGCGGATGTGCGGCTACGACGCCGCCTACGTCCTCGATAGCGGCGACGACCCCGGCGACGAGAGACTCCTCGAACGCGCCGCGACGGAGGGTCGAACGCTCGTCACGCGAGACGAGCAACTCGCCCGGCGCGCGAGAGAGAGCGTCCTCCTGCGCACGAAAGACATCGAAGCGCAGTTGCGGGAGTTCCGCGACGCGGGGTACGACCTGACGCTGAGCGACGACCCCGTCCGCTGTGGGTCGTGCAACGGCGTCGTCGTCCCCGTCGGCGACGGGGATGACGTGCCGGAGTACGCGCCGGACGCCGAGGAGGCGAGACGCTACCGGTGTCGCGACTGCGGACAGGTGTTCTGGCGGGGGAGTCACTGGACGGACGTCGCGGAGCGACTCGACGGATTAGCGGAGTGA